The stretch of DNA TTAcaagtgaaaatttaaattttgtctgGCTGCATTATTATGACTTTCATAAAGGTCAGCCTCATCACAAACAATTCATAGCACACACCTACCACCCCCTCAATCTTGAAAAATACCATTGAGTGAATAGCAGTGATCTGAGTAAGAATTTGCACATTAAAAGGTAGATTATGGGGTTCTGTTTGGATGatagcaatcagacaactaaTTGTATTGGCACCATTATACATTTAAATCTCTGATTTTAGCCAAACTTTAATCATGCCTTCACATTCATTTTACTCGTCCTTATGTGGTAAGCAGAATAAtggtcccccaaagatgtccatgtccaaATCCCCAGGAACTctaaatatgttaccttacacCAGAATAGGACTTTATgcttagaattaaaataaatatcttcaagtGGGAGGTTAtccttgattatttatttatttatttttggaatacgGTAACAGGAAATCAGAAGATAGGTAGAGAATGAGCTTGAAAAAATTATTCCTGTGTCTTTCTCACTGCCATATAACTAAGTCCACAACTCCTGTCTCATGGCATTCTATATTCAGGTATCCTGTTCAAGTCCTAGTTGTCTTTCAGGCCCAGAGTGGTACCAACTGCTTTCTCACTTGGTAGCCCTGGGATGCCACTATGTGTTGTTAGTTTCCAAAATCCTGTCTTTACCTTTATCTGATAGATAAAATCTCCACGTACCTCATAAGAATGTGAGAAGGACAGCAGAAACCATATATACGTCTTCTTTGTACTCATGCTCTTCACTACCCACTtcaaacacacatgcatgcacatgtgcaggAACACATACATGTGGCACCTTGCTTATAGTAAGTGATTAGGTACTGATTGTTTATTTATTGgttatttgatgaaataaattcagaaatatctaaaaataagagTTGGAGCATGATCTGGGATAGATTCATAATAATATACCATGTATGATTTTAAACAGATGGATTTCACTGGTCCCAGGATTTATAAAATGTGCATGTTTCTTATAAGATTTCCTAACTCTTAGGAGCCAAAAGACCAACCAGAAGGAAGCAGACCCTCCTTCTGTGGGTCCATGAATTATTGTCCTTCTTCTACAAAGGAAGTACTGGATGAAGGATGGAGGGTAGGTCGACAGCAAGGTCCCAGGATGAGGATCTAACCAAATTCCAAGATTGCTGAGGAAATTACTCAGTAGTTTGTATAGGTAGGGAGTTAAAGGGTCTCACGTTCAGTGGGAGATTTCAAGCCTGCATGGGAAATTCCTTGTGGCCACTTTCCTCAGAGCTCCCTTCACATCCTTGTTCCTCAAGCTATAGATGAGGGGATTGAGCATGGGTGTCACCATCGCATAGAACACAGACACCagttttttctgttctttggaagACTTAGGTGTCATGTAAGTGACAATTCCTGACCCATAAAAGAGGATGACCACCATGAGGTGGGAACCACAGGTAGAGAATGCCTTGAGCCTCCTCACAGATGACTTCATCCTGACCACAGTCACTATGATGTGGCCATAGGATACTAGAGTTAGGGAGACAGGTATGAGGAGAATTATGACACCCATGAGGAAAATGGCCATCTCTGAAGTGTGGGTGTCTGTGGATGCCAGGATCAAGAGTGCAGGGGCCTCACAAAAAAAATGAGCAATACTATTGCTGCCTCGGTAGGGTAGCCTTAGTATAAAAGTGGTATCTACCACAGACACCAGAATGCCACTGGTCCATGATCCCGCAGCCAGCTGAACACACACCCTCCAAGTCATAATGCTAGGGTAATGCAAAGGGTTGCAGATGGCCACGTATCGATCATAGGACATCACTGCCAGCAAGGCACACTGTGTACCCCCAAAAATGAGGAAGAGTAAAAGCTGAGCTGCACAACGTGTGAATGAAATGATCTTTTTCCTGGATAGCAGATGAACCAGGGCCTGAGGAACAATGTTGGTAGAAAAACAGAGGTCAGCCAAAGATAAGTtgcagaggaaaaaatacataggTGTGTGAAGCCGAGAGTCAGCCTGAACAAGGTGCATGAGAAGCAGATTTGCAAGCACAGTAACCAGGTAGACAcccaggaataaaataaataggagctTCTGAGTGTGGGGGTCATCAGAGAGTCCCAGGAGGAGGAACTCTGTCACCTGCGTCTGATTTGCTGCTCTCATACTTTGTTGTTTCAGGAAGAAGTCTACATGCTAAACATAGGTCCATAGAACCTCAGATTTGGAGGCCGTTTGAATTGCTCTCAATCACTATCAACCATTCCAAAACTCCCCTTGTTATAAAAATGATCATGCTGCTTTAGTTGGAACATTTTCAGTGTTGTAAAACTTCGTACTTTTAAGCTGGCGCCTTCATTCTTAGTAAGTGTAGAGTAGATCAAAAGAATCTTCTTATTCTGAATATCTAATAATTAAAGAGATTTGATTAATCTGTAAGTTATGGCATAGAATTTCACTTTATTATCAACTAGAAATTTGAGTCCTATGCTGTTATTGCCACACCTCCCCCATTTTATGCTGgcatagattttttatttattctttgggcATATGACTGTTGTCTCTTCCCTGAAAAGACAGTCACtaagatataaaaaatgaaaaagggccAAAGTATCTTAAAGAACTGACATTTTCTTGGACAAAATAACTTGTTTTGAAAGAGCTGGCAAATCAAGAAGTAATGGGCTAGTATGCCATCATCTCTTTGGTAATCGCACCCACGGCTTCGGATGGAACTCCCAAATATCAATCTTAACCATCAAAAACTTCCAAAATGGCAGACACACTATGACAGCATTTCCACTTGAAGCCACCAGGTTGACTAATTTTCTGTGTGCAGACTACACAGCACTAATGCACCACCTCTAGCCCATCAGCTCTCATTGCCTTGCATTACGTGTCTCTTCttcccagaaaataaaaactcctcTTAAAACTAAATCTTTAGCATTTTTGTGACCTTTTATAGACATGATGTGGTGATTTATTTGATCaattatcattaattaattaaatttaaaacttgacCTTATGGTTTAGTAGAGTTGCTTAAGAAGCCTGTCAGATTCTCTGTGTCTAAGGCGGAAACATTGGTTGTTCCTGACTTTGTTCCCTctcacaggaaaaagaaacaacaactaTTCCAGAATAAAACACCACTAAGAAGCAACCTGCACCACAGAGACCAAGAGAGATGGCATTAGAAAGGTAAAAGAAGCAACTACACGTTGAATGCATTGTCCTTCACCCAGGCCGGTGCAACATCATGTGGACAGGCCTCCACTGAGCTTTCTAGTTctctaaataagaaaagaaaacccaggggaGATGATCTGCGCTGCCCCAGCATTGTGAGTGCTTTGCAGGAGGCCCTGCTCTGACCCCAAACTATAGGGACTGCAGGGGAGTCAATGGGGCTCTACCACTGGAATCTGATTGTgatagagaagggagagaggcttGCAACAATCAGCATACAGATCTTGGCAGAACAAAATTCATACCTGCTGTGCCCAAGGACTAATCCCAACCTGTAGCTTTGCTCATATGCAGGACTAGCTCAGATATGTACTCTGGCCAAGGAACAAGGTGGGGTGCAGAGCTGCTTGATTCAGATCCTCAAAGGAGTTTTACTAACCTCAGAGACTGGTTTCCCAGATGCAGACAGTGAGCTGAATCACAACCCTGCCTGCTGTGAAGAGTGTCTGCTGGCCTCATCTGACCAGAAGGGCTGAGGATAACTCCTGAAGCAGTACAGCCGAGCAGAGCTCTAGCTGAGAGGTCAGTGGGAAGAGCTGATTACACCCAGAGAAAAGCCAGTACCAGAGGAACATTCCTGTGCTACATACAGGCAGAGGCATTAATTCATAGCCTAGACTGAAGGTAAATCCCAGCCCCTCCTAACTGGAGAACCTGCCTGGGAAACTGAGAGTAGCCTGAAATGACTCAACTCCCACCTAGGCAAGGAAACTAGGGCATCGCCCCACTCACTGTCAAGAGGATCTCCTGGCTTCATCTGATTGGAAGGACTGGTGACAGCTCCTAGGGCAGTGCATCCCAGGGACATTCAAGCTAAGAGGCAGGTGCACAGAACTGAGAGTTTGCAGAGCAAAGCCAGTGGCTCTGTTCCATCAGGAAGCTTAGGGTGGGTCAAGACAAGAGAACAGAAATTAGCCAGCTTTAGAGCTGCTTTCCCACTGTGCTCAGGCAAGAAATCTTGTGTAGCTCTACTCATCACTGAATACAGCCTTCAGCTTGTGCAACCACAGAACCTCACCACAGCACATTGAAACTGCCTAGCCCATCCAACGGCCCTATATACAGTGGCACTAGAGAAGAGAGCACAACTGTAGCTTCCCTCATCTGTAGAGCAAAACTGATAACATCACTTGGCCAGGGAATTCAGTAAACCTTCTGAAGGACGGATTGGGGTCCTTAAATAAGAGCTGTACAGGCTTTGGGTTCTGTCTTGCTGCCCTGCCAGAGCAGGGAGGCTCTTTCATATATTATTACTAAATATAGTACCCAGTCTTCATCCTCTAAAAAGCCTGACCAGAGAATCCAGGCAGCCACGGGGCCCATCCTACAACCTCACTTCGGTAGGGAACTAAGACAGAAGTCCTAACCCAACTGTTTTTGGCCGGTGGCACACCTCccatcacattaatagaatgaaagaaaagaatcatatgatcatctcaataggcacagaaaaaaaagatttgaccaaattcaacacccatttgtGATGAAAACTCAACATATCATtcatagaaggaacatatctcagtATAATAAAGGCCATGATTTGACAGCCCACAATTATTGTCATAGTTGATGGTGAACAAttgaaaagcttttcctctaggatcaggaacaagacaaagttGCCCACTTTCACTACTCTAGTCAACATAATACTAGAGGTCCTGGCCAGAGCAATCagggaagaaaagtaaaaggtATAACAATCGAAACTGtctgtatttgcaaatgataaaatttgacatgcagaaaatcctaaagactcaatcaaaagaagaaaacctgTTAGATCtaattaatgaattcagtaaagttgcaggatccaaaatcaacaaaatcagtagcatttctatacaccatcAACACAGtttctaaaaa from Canis lupus dingo isolate Sandy chromosome 21, ASM325472v2, whole genome shotgun sequence encodes:
- the LOC112667949 gene encoding olfactory receptor 2D2 — encoded protein: MRAANQTQVTEFLLLGLSDDPHTQKLLFILFLGVYLVTVLANLLLMHLVQADSRLHTPMYFFLCNLSLADLCFSTNIVPQALVHLLSRKKIISFTRCAAQLLLFLIFGGTQCALLAVMSYDRYVAICNPLHYPSIMTWRVCVQLAAGSWTSGILVSVVDTTFILRLPYRGSNSIAHFFCEAPALLILASTDTHTSEMAIFLMGVIILLIPVSLTLVSYGHIIVTVVRMKSSVRRLKAFSTCGSHLMVVILFYGSGIVTYMTPKSSKEQKKLVSVFYAMVTPMLNPLIYSLRNKDVKGALRKVATRNFPCRLEISH